Proteins encoded in a region of the Kwoniella shivajii chromosome 3, complete sequence genome:
- a CDS encoding pyridoxamine 5'-phosphate oxidase, whose translation MSTQHLYGTPAPQSTNGSSELSNSSGESAPGKLHVTSHNQYKTPRLLRENLNPNPLIQFNEWLSLALNPTDNSPVVKEPEAMTLSTTTSKGIPSGRVVLLKTVDEKGFVFFTNYNSRKSGELNQNPYASLVFYWREISRSVRVIGKVEKVTREESIEYFNSRPRGSQLGAWASAQSTVVEEGDVAKKVEEKESEFKDKNVECPEHWGGWRVTPFEVEFWSGQPSRLHDRFRYTRAEGEQGEWDINRLAP comes from the exons ATGTCCACTCAACATTTATACGGTACACCTGCACCCCAATCGACGAATGGATCCAGTGAACTCTCCAATAGTTCAGGCGAGAGTGCTCCTGGTAAACTACATGTTACGTCTCACAACCAATATAAGACACCTCGTTTACTACGTGAAAATCTAAATCCTAATCCTTTGATCCAATTTAACGAATGGTTATCACTCGCACTTAACCCTACGGATAATTCACCTGTCGTTAAGGAACCTGAGGCAATGACATTATCAACTACCACCTCGAAAGGTATACCATCAGGTAGAGTAGTCTTGTTGAAAACAGTGGATGAAAAAGGTTTCGTCTTTTTCACCAATTACAATTCGAGAAAATCGGGTGAATTAAACCAAAATCCATATGCTAGTTTAGTTTTTTATTGGAGAGAGATATCAAGATCTGTCAGGGTAATAGGCAAAGTCGAAAAGGTGACAAGGGAAGAATCTATTGAGTATTTTAATTCAAGGCCCAGGGGAAGTCAATTAGGCGCTTGGGCTTCAGCTCAATCGACTGTcgtggaagaaggtgatgtggctaagaaagttgaagagaaagaatcGGAATTCAAGGATAAAAACGTGGAATGTCCAGAACATTGGGGTGGATGGAGAGTCACCCCATT CGAAGTGGAATTCTGGTCAGGTCAACCGTCTCGACTACATGACAGATTCAGATATACTAGAGCCGAAGGCGAGCAAGGAGAATGGGATATAAATAGATTAGCGCCATAG